GGATCGGCGTCACCTCGGCCGCGGTGCCCGAGAAGAACAGTTCGTCCGCCGTGTTGAGTTCCCCTCGGCTGATCGTCGCGTCGTCGTGGACGGTGTAGCCCAACTCGCGGGCGAGCGTGATCACGGTGTTGCGGGTGATGCCGTCGAGGATGCCCTCGGCGAGGCCGGGGGTGTAGATTTCCCCGTCGCGGACGAGAAACAGGTTCTCGCCCGGCCCCTCGGCGACGTTGCCCTCTTGATTGAGCAGCAGCGCCTCGACGTAGCCCTCCCGTTTCGCCTCCAGACTCGCCAGCACGCTGTTGACGTACGGTCCCGTCGTCTTGGCGTTGGTCGGAATCTGCGAGGAGGCGTACTTCTGCCACGAGGAGACGGTGACCTCGACCCCCTCCTCCAGTGCGTCCTCGCCGAGATACGCACCCCACGGCCAGACGGCGATGGCGACCTGTTCCGGACAGCTCTCGGGGCTCAGCCCGAGCATGTCGTAGCCGTAGTAGGCGATGGGTCGAATGTAACACGACTCTAGTCCCTGCCGGCGGATCAGTTCCTTCGTCGCCGCCGTCAGCTCCTCGCGGTCGAAGGGGATGTCCAGATTGTAGGGCTTCCCGGACGCGTAGAACCGGTCGAGATGCTCCTCCCAGCGGAAGATGGCCGGTCCCTCCTCGGTGTCGTAACAGCGGACGCCCTCGAAGATGCCCGTCCCGTAGTGGAGTCCGTGGGTGAGGACGTGAATCTGGGCGTCGTCCCAGTCGACGAACTCGCCGTCGAGCCAGATGGTGTCGACGTCGCCGGCGTCCCGCATCTCCTCGAAGCCCATCTCACGCACCCCCCAGACCGAGGCGTGCGCTTCCCGTCCGAGTCGCGTCGGTAGAAGTCATCGTATCGAGCGACATGAGTTGCCTCCTTTTTAGCCCAATCCGGTCTTAACAGTTTCCGTGCGGGGCACTACTCACCGGTCGCCCCGTCGGCGACGGTGACTCGCTCACCCGTCCGCGCGCCTCGTCTCGCCCCGACCCGAACGGTTTTCACCCTCTCCCCGAACCCCCGCATATGTGGATCGGTGCCGACGAGGCGGGGAAGGGGCCGGTGCTGGGACCGATGGTCGCCGCGGCGGTGCGGGCGCCGGCCGACGCCATCCCCGAGAGCGTCGACGACTCGAAGCGCCTCGCGCCCGCTCGGCGGACCGAACTCGCCGATCGCCTGCGGAGCGACGCGGCCGTCGGCGTGGGCGTCGCCGTCGTGTCGCCCGCGCGCATCGACGACCCCGAGACGGACATGAACTCGTTGACCGTCGCGGCACAGGTCGAGGCCATCGCGGCGGTGGCCGCCGCCGACGATTCGGTCGTCGTCGACGCGGGCGACGTGGATGCCGACCGGTTCGGGCGGAAGGTCGGCGCGGGCGTCGACGCCGCGGTGTCGGTGCGATCCGAACACCGTGCCGACGAACGCTACCCCCACGTCGCGGCGGCGAGTATCGTCGCCAAGGTGGAGCGGGACGTGCGTATCGAGGCGCTCTCGGACGACTACGGCGAGGTGGGCAGCGGCTATCCGAGCGACGACCGGACCCGGGCCTTTCTGGCCGAATACGTCCGTGAGAACGGCGAACTGCCCGCGTGTGCGCGGGCGTCGTGGTCGACCTGCGACGACGTGCTCGCGGCCGCCGAGCAGTCGTCGCTCGCCGACTTCTAGTCGTCCCGGGTGAGCAGCGCCCGGAGGATGTCCCCGTACGCCGGGCGCGTGAGCAGGACGCCCACGACGACGCCGAGGATGGTGAAGATGGCGAAGCCCTGCAGGTCGCCGAGCGAGAGGACCGCGAGCGGACTCATCGCGATGATGGTCGTCGCGGCGGCGGCGCCGATGACCCAGAACGCCTTCTTGAACCGGGACTGGAAGACGCGGCGACTGTTCACGTCGCCCTCGGCCATCACCTCGTCGGCGATGATGATGAGGTCGTCCACTCCCGTCCCGATGACGGCGATGAAGCCGGCGATCACCGAGAGGTCGAGCGGGTAGCCGATGCCGGCCGCGAAGCCGAGCAGTATCACCACCTCCGAGAGCGCGGTGACGATCATCGGCAGGGCCACCTCGATTTCACCGTAGCGCAGGAAGACCACGCCCGCGACGGCGAAGACGGCGATGATCCCCGTCAGCAGCGAGTCGGTGCGGAACTGCTGGCCCTGACTCGGTGCGATGAAGGAGGAGGTCCCCTCGCCGTCCGGGCCGATGTCGAGTTGGGCGGGGAGCGCGCCGGCGCGCAGGTTGATCGCCACCTGCCGGGCCTCGCTGAAGTTCTGCGTCTGCAGGATGAAGCGGGGGTCCTGTGCCCAGTCGCCGGACTGCATGTTCGCGGCGAGTCCCGGGCTCATCCCGAAGGAGTTGACGACCTGCCCGTCGACGATCAGGAGCAGGCAGGCGTCGGTGCTGTTGGGCGACGCCGAGTAGCTACACCGGGAGCCACCCTGCCCCGCGACGCCGCTCTGGACCATCTGCTCCTGGAATCGGGGGGCGACGTCCTCGCGCACCACGACCGGCACGTTCGGGAGCTGTCCCTCGCCGCCCTGCTGGGCGTTGCCGATGCTCTGGAAGTCGTCGCGTTCGAGCACCGTCGTCTGCTCGTAGCCGTCGCCGCTCGGGTAGTAGGCGTCGACGCGGACGTTCCCGCGCTGGTTCACCAGGTCGACGACGCGCTGGCGGTTCGCGTCGGGCACCTCGATGAGGATGAAGTTCTCACCCGTCGGGGTCTGAATCTGCTGGACGGTCCCGCCGGAGAGCCCGGCCTCGTTGATCTTGTCCGAGAGGATGTCGACGGTCTGGGCGCGCGTCTGCTCGGTGACGCCGTCCCGCGTCTCGTCGTAGCTGTAGCCAGCTTCGTCGAGCGCCGTCCCGAGCTGCTCGGGCGTCACTCCGTCGGTGGTCACCTCGACGGTGCCGCTCGTCTCCGACGTCGGCCGGACGATGACGTCGGCGACGCTCACGTCCCCGAGTTGGCCGGCCACGTCCCGTTCGATCTGTGGCGTCTCCGCCCCGCCGAACTCGACTTCGGTGGCGGTGACGCCGACCAGCGGCGCGCGGATTCGCGTCCCGCCCGAGAGCTGGAGGCCGTACTGGAGGTTCGTCGCGCCGCTGCTCGCGACGCCGGGCGCCTCGGCGCCGCCCTCGCCCACCGTCGGCGAGAACAGCGCGAAGACGCTGCCCAGCAACACGACGATCAGGAGGAAGATTCGCCAGTTCTCTCGAACGACGCCCATCAGTTAGCCACCCCCTCGTACTTGTACCAGCGGAGGAGGCTGAGGTTGAGCATGTAGGTGTTCATGAGGTCGGCCGAGAGACCGAACACGAGGACGGTCCCGATGGCGGCGAGCAGCTGAATCCCGAACAGCGTCGCCACGATGGTCATGACGACCATCGCCGCGAGCGACGTGAGCGTCATCGTGACGCCGGTGCGCATCGCGCGGTGGGTCGACTCGTAGAACTCGCCCGACCGCCTGAGGATGTGGTTGTTGAGCAGGATGTCGGAGTCGACGCTGTACCCGATGATCATCAGGAGCGCGGCGACGGTCCCCAGCGTGAGTTCGATGCCGAGGACGTTCATCAGCGCCACCGGGATGACGATGTCGGAGAACGCCGAGATGACGACGGCGATGGAGGGGACGAACGTCCGGAACATGAGGAAGACGAGCGCGCTCATGCCCAGGAAGGCGAAGGCGACGCCGCCGAGGGCGAGCAGTTGCGTCCGCGACCCGAAGGAGGGCGAGACGGTGTAGCTCGACTGCACCTCGAACCCGGCCGCGCGCGCCTGCTCTTCGAGCGTCGACACGCCCACCTCCTCGGTCTGGAAGGTCAGGATGTAGGTGTTGTCGGAGGGGACGCCCCGAATCGTCTCGGGAGCGGGGTCGAACGCCGCCTGAATCTGTTCCCGTGCTGCCTGGTCGCCCGGTGCGTCGACGGCGACTCTGATCTCCGCGCCGCCGGTGAACTCGAGGCCGGGGTTGACCGGCACGCCGGTCGCGACGTACCACCCCGCGATGATCAGGAGAGCCACCGCGAGCACCGCGAGCGGCACCGCCGCGAGCTGGCGATTCGTGTACCGGGTGTAATCGATCTCCGGTACTTCGAACGCTACCATGCCCGCCGCTCCAGCCCGACGCCTACTAAGCCTTCTTATGTCGCCCCGAACCGACGGCCGCGACCGAACCACCGACACGCCCATTAGCGCCACGGTTCACCGGGGCCACATGGGACTCGTCGCCGAATACGGGATTCCGTGCGAACACCTGCCGCTCGTCGACGTCGCCACCGCCGTCCCCGACGCGACGCTGACCGTCGA
This window of the Haloplanus rubicundus genome carries:
- a CDS encoding branched-chain amino acid transaminase, which translates into the protein MGFEEMRDAGDVDTIWLDGEFVDWDDAQIHVLTHGLHYGTGIFEGVRCYDTEEGPAIFRWEEHLDRFYASGKPYNLDIPFDREELTAATKELIRRQGLESCYIRPIAYYGYDMLGLSPESCPEQVAIAVWPWGAYLGEDALEEGVEVTVSSWQKYASSQIPTNAKTTGPYVNSVLASLEAKREGYVEALLLNQEGNVAEGPGENLFLVRDGEIYTPGLAEGILDGITRNTVITLARELGYTVHDDATISRGELNTADELFFSGTAAEVTPIRKVDNVVVGEGTRGPVTTDIQQTFFDLVERRTDDHPEWFEHVEA
- the rnhB gene encoding ribonuclease HII; amino-acid sequence: MWIGADEAGKGPVLGPMVAAAVRAPADAIPESVDDSKRLAPARRTELADRLRSDAAVGVGVAVVSPARIDDPETDMNSLTVAAQVEAIAAVAAADDSVVVDAGDVDADRFGRKVGAGVDAAVSVRSEHRADERYPHVAAASIVAKVERDVRIEALSDDYGEVGSGYPSDDRTRAFLAEYVRENGELPACARASWSTCDDVLAAAEQSSLADF
- a CDS encoding preprotein translocase subunit SecD, encoding MGVVRENWRIFLLIVVLLGSVFALFSPTVGEGGAEAPGVASSGATNLQYGLQLSGGTRIRAPLVGVTATEVEFGGAETPQIERDVAGQLGDVSVADVIVRPTSETSGTVEVTTDGVTPEQLGTALDEAGYSYDETRDGVTEQTRAQTVDILSDKINEAGLSGGTVQQIQTPTGENFILIEVPDANRQRVVDLVNQRGNVRVDAYYPSGDGYEQTTVLERDDFQSIGNAQQGGEGQLPNVPVVVREDVAPRFQEQMVQSGVAGQGGSRCSYSASPNSTDACLLLIVDGQVVNSFGMSPGLAANMQSGDWAQDPRFILQTQNFSEARQVAINLRAGALPAQLDIGPDGEGTSSFIAPSQGQQFRTDSLLTGIIAVFAVAGVVFLRYGEIEVALPMIVTALSEVVILLGFAAGIGYPLDLSVIAGFIAVIGTGVDDLIIIADEVMAEGDVNSRRVFQSRFKKAFWVIGAAAATTIIAMSPLAVLSLGDLQGFAIFTILGVVVGVLLTRPAYGDILRALLTRDD
- the secF gene encoding protein translocase subunit SecF, which translates into the protein MVAFEVPEIDYTRYTNRQLAAVPLAVLAVALLIIAGWYVATGVPVNPGLEFTGGAEIRVAVDAPGDQAAREQIQAAFDPAPETIRGVPSDNTYILTFQTEEVGVSTLEEQARAAGFEVQSSYTVSPSFGSRTQLLALGGVAFAFLGMSALVFLMFRTFVPSIAVVISAFSDIVIPVALMNVLGIELTLGTVAALLMIIGYSVDSDILLNNHILRRSGEFYESTHRAMRTGVTMTLTSLAAMVVMTIVATLFGIQLLAAIGTVLVFGLSADLMNTYMLNLSLLRWYKYEGVAN